cataatgtacaTAATAAAGGTGCAAGTATAAATAATAAATAGGTACTCTAGCTTGCTTTATGACAATTTACTGGCAGATATGGCTACTGTCTGCACTGCAgcgcaacctggtctcagagcattttgtgttATTCAGTATGTAAAACCGGAACTCCATTTAGTATGGTAAGTATTCATTTgtgaatgtccatcatccatttcgtatgatatgttacgtgaTACGTACATGTTACGAATGAGCTAAACGTACAATGTTATGGATTTGCTAAACATGTTACAAATTTCAATTTGTTgtgcctaacgttagctaggttgctaacgttagctagtcaaGCGTTTagagttaagtttaggagttaggttaaagggtacGAGGAAGGGATAGCTAAAAGTGATACGGTTGTctatgatgagattcgaacatgcaacctttgggttgcaaGACATTTATGTTATACAGCCATCCATCCCGACCTACCACCCTCTTGTTTTTTGCCTTAaaataaccttctgtcttatgtaagcataccaaacgtaacatacagtatgatactgatTTGAGTGCCCCGGATTtgagtttactatgttacgtcttgtCTTTGAGACCAGGATGTGTTGCCCCACTGCCCCAGACACAATTACTTTTGGACTAGTTTTGAAACTCCCTGAAGTGAGCTAGCATGAAATTTCCCCTTACCAACGAGGTTGTATCATGGTCTCATTTCCCAATCCTACGACATGAGACGTCCCCCTCACCAGACCTTCACTACTCAGACTGGCCAGAGCACTGCAGCTGCTCAGTTCAGATATACACTGTTTATCAGTCTCTTTGGATTATAACAAGGGTTCATTGAAAGGTAATGTATTTCCGTATTGCAATTATGTTTTTGTGTTTTTAGCTGAGGGATGACATCGCTGGCTGTCGGTGTGGTCCTCTGCCTAACAGGCTGGATCACTCTCTACATCCTACTGTGTAACACCAGTGGCAGCCATGGCTCTGAGTGGAACTGTAGGCTGGTCACACTGCTCCATGGAATCCTGGCAGTCTGTATAACGGCATACATAGGCTATGTGGATGGACCTTGGCCCTTCACACATCCAGGTAAGATGCTCACTATCTAACCCCATGTAGCGTTGCTTCTGCATCACCTTTCTGTAAAGTTGGTATAGGAgctacatgtttttttttaaatgtagtttcTTGATCAGTATACTTTGATGTgtgtacagtgccagtcaaaagttccatatgtgttatttcatcgttttgatgtcttcaatattattctacaatatagaacatTGTAGAAATAGAGAACAACACTTgattgtgtaggtgtgtccaaacttttgactggtactgtatgtatgttacTAACCATGAAGAGTGTTTACAATAACGTTGTGATCTTGTTTCCAGGCACTAAGAACACCCCCCTTCAGATCACTGCTATGGTCATTAGCCTGGGCTACTTCATCTTCGATATGGGCTGGTGTGTTTACTTCCGCACAGAGGGACCGGTGATGCTGGCTCACCACACCATGAGCATCCTGGGTATCTTGTTGACCCTGAGCTTGGGGGAATCAGGCATTGAGTCATGCGCCGTAATCTTTGCCAGTGAGATCACAAACCCTCTTCTGCAGGCTCGCTGGTTCCTGAGACAGTTGGGTCGCTATGAGAGCCTGACAGGGGAGGCGGTGGATCTTCTGTTTGTAGTGCTATTTGTCTTTATGCGCATAGTGGTTGGCGGAAGGATGTTGTACTGCGAGCTCATCTCCCCATGGCCCATGTTCATTATAAAGTGTGAGGGAGTTGCCATGTATGTGCTATCCTGGGTGTTCATGGTGGACATTGGCCGTTTCGCCTACCGCAAGAGTCAATCCAAATACAGACGCTGGCGAGACCAACACAGATTGGAAACAGTTAACAGAGATGATGGAAAGACAGACTGAAAGACTTCCTGATCTTTAGAAGATGAATATAAACATCCAATGTTTATACTAATATACCTTTAACAAATGATTAACTAACACATGGTTGTGTGTAAGCGGAGGGTCAAAGTCAAGCGATTCTTTAAGTCTGTATGATTATCGGGGAATAGTCTTTGGTATTCAGATTTACACTTTTTCTGTGCTCAGTTCAGAAAAAACAAGCTGCTCAGTTTAGACATGCACTGTTCATCAGTCACTTTGGATTATTACACAGGTTCACTGGAAggtaatgtacagtgccttcagagagtattcacgtCCACATTTTGTTCAAATCAATTTCTATTTGTCATATGCTTTGTagacaacaggtgaaatgcttacttacggttccatttccaacaatgcagagttaagatACAAAATGTAAtacttaatatatatatatatatatattgacacaaggaataaatacacagtgaataattaataaaaataacaaaaataacatggctatatacagggagcagaaaataacatggctatatacagggagtaccagtaccgagtcgatgtgcaggggtacgaggtaattgaggtagctatgtactgtaaatataggtaggggtaaagtgactaggcaaca
The sequence above is drawn from the Salvelinus fontinalis isolate EN_2023a chromosome 24, ASM2944872v1, whole genome shotgun sequence genome and encodes:
- the LOC129821799 gene encoding TLC domain-containing protein 5-like; this translates as MTSLAVGVVLCLTGWITLYILLCNTSGSHGSEWNCRLVTLLHGILAVCITAYIGYVDGPWPFTHPGTKNTPLQITAMVISLGYFIFDMGWCVYFRTEGPVMLAHHTMSILGILLTLSLGESGIESCAVIFASEITNPLLQARWFLRQLGRYESLTGEAVDLLFVVLFVFMRIVVGGRMLYCELISPWPMFIIKCEGVAMYVLSWVFMVDIGRFAYRKSQSKYRRWRDQHRLETVNRDDGKTD